ATAGTTATTGTAGTTTTTTTTGAGGAGAATGAAAATCTAAATCTAACTCTAGTCATCTGGGTCCAACCCGATTAGCTCTGCTTGCAAACGGCCCTTAGTCTTACAACAAATGGTTAAGCAAAATACTCTCAAAGCGATACGGAATTGCGGCGACATACTGGTCATGattaaaattttccaaaacGAATTCAATATGCCGATCCAGACGACGGCGAAGTTGATAAGAGTACTTTGGATAACATCGCCCGTGACCACCTCATACAGACGCAACAGAATCCATGGCAGCCAGGACACCCAGAATGCAAAGACTAATGCGAATGACATCATATGACTAGGGTTCGATAAATTTTCAGCCAGAGCAGTTGCATATTCTTTATCGTGTATCGGCTCGCCGGACCTAATCTTACGCATCATTACAAAGATATAGCCGTAGTTGTGTACGATTGAAATGAGGCTGGGACCTAAGACTAATATCGCCAATGTGGCACTATATGCCGCCATGTTCCCCCAGTCCAGCATGCAGATGTGCGTCATGTTGTTCTCGATGGGCATCGAGTAGCCGAGGATCGGGGGACAGCACAGCAGGGCCGCCGATATCCAGGTGAACACCATCCAGCATTGGCATCTGCGGGTTAAAGATCACAGGATCAAGGATTAGTTCAATTTATGAATGTTATTTTAATAAGATCATTTAATACTATTTCCCCTTTGTTGGGGATTCACTTCAAGACCCAACTCACCTCGTTTTCGTCTGCACCGTCTCATATCTGAGTGGCTTCCGCACCGCCAGATAGCGATCCACCGATATCCACATGAAGGTGTACACGGATACCGCCCACAGGGTGACCTCCAGGTAGCCCGTGAAGCGGCACACGATGTCGCCGTACATCCATTCTCCGGTCAGGGCGGGATACACGGAAAAGGGCACCACCAGCAGTCCACAGAGCAGATCGGCGATGGCCAGGGACAAGAGGTAGTAGTTGATCACCTCTGTGGGTCCTGCGAACACACATATCGTTAGGCAACGAAGTAGAGgatattcaaaaataataagcaAATGCAAAGAATAATATCAAAATGGATCATTCAATAATTTTGGGCGAGTCTATTTGTACGACATTCACTAGAACTATTTGGTAACCTAGGGCATTTAAATGTATccaataacaaataatttaaggGATTATAGTTTAGGATTCAAAAAGGGAGAACATATAATATTCTAAAGCACACTCGATTTTAGAATTTTCAAAGCGATtaagacaacaacaaaagaacaCATTTCAATGTTGGGTAGGATGCCGTTTTACTTCATTCCTTTCACTTtcacatttaaaaatatggaTGCATTTCAAGTATAAACAGTGGACTTAATTGGTCAAAAGAAATGATATTCAACACATATAGTATGTTACTTATgaaaatattatgttttaGGCCAAACCCAACCGCGTTCGAGATGTTCCTGTGGAAAGTGTTAAGCGTGTGTGTTATTCGTGCAACGTACCCTTAAAGTTGGCATAGGTGGCGATTATGAGGAGGTTGGACAGGACGATGGCCACGCCCAGTATCGATATGAGCACCGCCTTGGTGAGGGCCTCCACCTTGGAATTATCCTGTAGGTAGCTCATTTCCTGCATTTTTACGGGCCGCTGGCGTTTGAAATTGGCGCTCCTGTGCTCGTTGTTTTTGCTCCTTTTCCTCGGTGCTCCTCCTGCTTTCACCCGCTTTCACTGCTGCTTTCTCC
This portion of the Drosophila santomea strain STO CAGO 1482 chromosome 3L, Prin_Dsan_1.1, whole genome shotgun sequence genome encodes:
- the LOC120449000 gene encoding G-protein coupled receptor 52, giving the protein MQEMSYLQDNSKVEALTKAVLISILGVAIVLSNLLIIATYANFKGPTEVINYYLLSLAIADLLCGLLVVPFSVYPALTGEWMYGDIVCRFTGYLEVTLWAVSVYTFMWISVDRYLAVRKPLRYETVQTKTRCQCWMVFTWISAALLCCPPILGYSMPIENNMTHICMLDWGNMAAYSATLAILVLGPSLISIVHNYGYIFVMMRKIRSGEPIHDKEYATALAENLSNPSHMMSFALVFAFWVSWLPWILLRLYEVVTGDVIQSTLINFAVVWIGILNSFWKILIMTSMSPQFRIALRVFCLTICCKTKGRLQAELIGLDPDD